From a single Lolium rigidum isolate FL_2022 chromosome 7, APGP_CSIRO_Lrig_0.1, whole genome shotgun sequence genomic region:
- the LOC124675863 gene encoding uncharacterized protein LOC124675863, whose amino-acid sequence MAIVAALVAPTASPLRLAGGQRYRSNWRVAAASSSAAAAGVDLKALGAAIDKKDSEEAKQALDQLKELGWAKRWSSQPYMSRRTTSLRELTTLGIKNAENLAIPSVRNDAAFLVTVVGTTSFLAVIAGQLPGDWGFFVPYLIGSISLVVLGVGSISPGLLQVAIGSFSSAFPDYQERIARHEAAHFLISYLTGLPILGYSLDIGKEHVNLVDKQIEKLIYSGKLDQKELDRLAVITMAGLAAEGLEYDKVVGQSADLFSLQRFLNRTKPPLTKDQQQNLTRWAVLIAASLLKNNKAAHDALVSAMSQKATVLGCIEAIENAS is encoded by the exons ATGGCGATCGTGGCAGCCCTCGTCGCGCCCACGGCGAGTCCTCTCAGGCTCGCCGGCGGGCAGCGGTATCGCAGCAACTGGCGCGTcgcggcggcgtcgtcctcggcggcggcggccggggtggACCTCAAGGCGCTCGGGGCGGCCATCGATAAG AAGGACAGCGAGGAGGCCAAGCAGGCGCTGGACCAGCTCAAGGAGCTCGGCTGGGCCAAGCGGTGGAGCTCCCAGCCCTACATGTCCCGCCGCACG ACATCTCTGAGGGAGCTCACCACGCTAGGGATAAAGAACGCCGAGAACCTCGCCATCCCAAGTGTTAGGAACGAT GCAGCGTTTCTGGTCACGGTCGTTGGAACCACCAGTTTCTTGGCCGTCATTGCAGGCCAGCTCCCTGGG GATTGGGGCTTCTTTGTTCCCTACTTGATCGGAAGCATTTCGCTGGTAGTATTGGGTGTCGGTAGCATTTCTCCAGG TCTTCTGCAGGTCGCAATCGGCTCCTTTTCTTCCGCTTTCCCTGACTACCAAGAGAGGATTGCCAGGCATGAAGCTGCACATTTTCTGA TTTCCTATTTGACTGGCCTACCGATCCTGGGGTATTCTTTGGACATCGGGAAGGAGCATGTTAATTTGGTCGACAAGCAAATAGAGAAGTTGATATACAGTGGCAAACTTGATCAAAAGGAACTGGACAG GTTAGCTGTAATCACAATGGCCGGACTGGCTGCTGAAGGTCTGGAGTATGACAAGGTCGTCGGCCAATCAGCCGACCTGTTCAGTCTTCAG AGATTCCTGAATAGGACTAAGCCACCCCTTACTAAAGATCAGCAACAGAACCTTACCAGATGGGCA GTCCTGATTGCTGCTTCGCTTCTGAAGAACAACAAAGCGGCTCACGATGCTCTGGTGTCTGCGATGTCGCAGAAGGCCACCGTGCTGGGTTGCATCGAGGCAATAGAGAATGCCTCTTGA
- the LOC124670004 gene encoding shikimate kinase 3, chloroplastic: MDASRCLGATPRAWAGHQKPRGFPPATVPAVRLAPEKPAWRPLVWGSDSRRSTDPIRGAVLKSAGTERVHYSADEALVLKQKAEDVLPYLNDRCVYLVGMMGSGKTTVGKIIAEVLGYSFFDSDKLVEQAVGIPTVAEIFQVHSEAFFRDNESEVLRDLSSMHRLIVATGGGAVIRPINWNYMKKGLTIWLDVPLDALARRIVAVGTASRPLLHQESGDPYTKAYVKLTNLFEKRMDSYANADARVSLEDIAFKQGHNDVNVLTPSAIAIEALLKMESFLTQKAMVRN; encoded by the exons ATGGACGCCAGTAGGTGTCTCGGGGCGACGCCCCGTGCCTGGGCTGGACACCAGAAGCCGCGCGGCTTTCCTCCGGCTACAGTGCCGGCAGTGAGGCTGGCACCGGAgaagccggcgtggcggccgcttGTTTGGGGCTCCGATTCGCGGAGGAGCACCGACCCAATCCGTGGCGCCGTACTGAAATCGGCAG GTACTGAGAGAGTACATTATTCTGCTGATGAAGCTCTCGTACTAAAG CAAAAAGCAGAGGATGTGCTTCCTTACTTGAATGACCGCTGTGTCTATCTAGTTG GAATGATGGGTTCCGGCAAAACTACAGTTGGGAAGATAATAGCTGAAGTACTAGGCTATTCATTCTTTGACAG TGATAAGCTGGTTGAGCAGGCTGTTGGTATACCGACGGTTGCTGAGATTTTTCAGGTCCATAGTGAAGCATTCTTCAGAGATAACGAG AGTGAGGTACTAAGGGATTTGTCGTCAATGCATCGATTAATTGTTGCGACTGGAGGTGGTGCGGTGATACGACCAATCAATTG GAATTATATGAAGAAAGGGCTCACTATCTGGTTAGATGTTCCATTAGATGCGCTTGCAAGAAGGATTGTTGCAGTGGGTACAGCTTCACGGCCCCTCTTGCATCAGGAGTCTGGTGATCCTTATACAAAG GCCTATGTGAAGCTCACAAACCTTTTTGAAAAAAGGATGGACTCATATGCTAATGCAGATGCCAGAGTTTCCCTTGAAG ATATTGCATTCAAACAAGGACATAATGATGTGAATGTACTTACACCGAGTGCCATCGCTATTGAG GCATTGCTAAAGATGGAGAGCTTTCTTACCCAGAAGGCCATGGTGAGAAACTGA
- the LOC124670003 gene encoding uncharacterized aarF domain-containing protein kinase At1g71810, chloroplastic: MLLLRPLPAPAKPTARRPPPRRRPPRPRASASAFGVGASEEDAFTRSSGYLFEEGMSAEGELPTSYDISGIAAVYRRRPLLVLRRSLQIGASFGRWFALRYLDSVNERADDMFEIRAAQLRRILLELGPAFVKIAQAVSSRPDVIPPAYLDELSLLQDRIAPFSTNVAFDIIEKELAMPLDMVFSEISPEPVAAASLGQVYQARLRSNGKLVAVKVQRPGVQAAISLDIFILRFLAGVARKARKLNTDLQAVLDEWASSLFREMDYREEARNGLKFRELYGNLRDVLVPEMYLEQTRRRVLIMEWVEGERLSEVRDQYLVEVGVYCSLSQLLEYGFYHADPHPGNLLRTVDGKLAYLDFGMMGEFRQELRDGFIEACLHLVNRDFDGLAKDFITLGLLPATAQKDEVTKALTGVFESAVNKGVQNISFGDLSGNLGQTMYKFKFQIPSYFSLVIRSLAVLEGIAISFNPNYKVLSSSYPWIARKVLTDSSPNLRSTLNTLLYKGGTFQIDRLESLLTESLRARSEQSLVRNQKEDSDSSRYAIKQVLSFTLTEQGSFVKDLLLQEISKGLDALGVATLSSVTSAAASRFPFAPSSSSPLNNEEVTNLRNLYRLLLLLSKTPQKENSSPDPGYESTREKGDDSVDDVSLVLNEMRSLPEFLPVLSVIPELPPESQQQFLLLPADLTNRVLSRAVARTIRSIFM; the protein is encoded by the exons atgctcctcctccgcccgctccCTGCTCCGGCCAAGCCCACGGCCCGGAGACCACCGCCACGGCGGCGACCGCCGCGTCCCCGCGCCTCCGCGTCCGCGTTCGGCGTGGGTGCCTCCGAGGAGGACGCCTTCACCAGGAGCTCGGGGTACCTCTTCGAGGAGGGGATGTCCGCCGAGGGGGAGCTCCCCACCTCGTACGACATCAGCGGCATCGCCGCCGTCTACCGCCGCAGGCCGCTCCTCGTGCTCCGCCGCTCGCTGCAGATCGGGGCCTCCTTCGGCCGCTGGTTCGCGCTGCGGTACCTCGACAGCGTCAACGAGCGCGCCGACGACATGTTCGAG ATCAGGGCTGCTCAGCTCAGGAGAATACTGCTGGAACTTGGCCCG GCATTTGTGAAGATTGCGCAAGCTGTTTCATCGCGCCCG GATGTGATTCCTCCTGCATACCTTGATGAACTCTCACTGCTTCAAGACCGTATAGCACCGTTCTCGACCAACGTTGCTTTTGATATTATAGAAAAGGAGCTTGCGATGCCACTGGACATGGTTTTCTCTGAAATATCACCAGAGCCTGTTGCTGCTGCTTCTCTCGGGCAG gTTTACCAGGCTAGGCTACGTTCCAATGGGAAGCTTGTTGCTGTCAAAGTACAAAGGCCTGGAGTCCAAGCCGCAATTTCCTTGGATATCTTTATCTTGCGGTTCCTTGCTGGTGTTGCCAGGAAGGCTCGCAAGCTGAACACAGACCTTCAA GCTGTGCTTGACGAATGGGCATCAAGCCTATTTCGG GAGATGGATTATAGAGAAGAAGCGAGAAATGGACTTAAGTTCAG GGAATTATATGGGAATCTTAGAGACGTGCTGGTTCCAGAAATGTATCTTGAACAGACGAGACGGCGAGTCCTTATCATGGAATGGGTTGAG GGGGAAAGGTTATCAGAAGTCAGAGATCAATATTTGGTTGAG GTTGGAGTATACTGTTCACTTTCCCAGCTTTTGGAATACGGATTTTATCATGCAGACCCACATCCTGGAAATCTTCTGCGTACAGTTGATGGGAAGCTAGCTTACTTAG ATTTTGGAATGATGGGAGAATTCCGACAAGAACTCAGGGATGGATTTATTGAAGCTTGTCTACATCTGGTTAACCGGGATTTTGATGGTTTAGCAAAAGACTTTATTACTCTTGG TTTGCTTCCTGCAACTGCTcagaaagatgaagtgacaaagGCATTGACAG GCGTATTTGAAAGTGCTGTTAACAAAGGCGTTCAGAATATAAGCTTTGGAGATCTGTCTGGAAATCTTGGGCAAACAAT GTATAAGTTCAAGTTCCAGATACCTTCGTACTTCTCTCTTGTAATCCGAAG CCTTGCTGTCTTGGAAGGCATTGCAATCAGCTTCAATCCCAACTACAAAGTCTTGAGCAGTTCTTACCCATGGATTGCAAGAAAAGTTCTCACTGATAGCTCACCAAATCTCCGATCAACATTGAACACACTACTTTATAAG GGTGGAACTTTCCAGATTGACCGTTTGGAATCTTTGCTAACGGAG TCTCTCCGGGCCAGATCAGAGCAGTCCTTGGTCAGAAATCAAAAAGAAGATAGTGATAGTTCAAGATATGCAATTAAACAAGTCCTATCATTTACACTCACTGAACAG GGTTCCTTTGTGAAGGATTTACTTCTTCAGGAGATTTCTAAG GGACTAGATGCACTTGGAGTGGCCACATTAAGTTCTGTAACGTCTGCTGCGGCCTCTAGATTTCCGTTTGCACCATCTTCGTCATCACCACTAAATAATGAGGAGGTCACTAACTTGAGAAATCTATATCGCCTTCTCCTACTTTTATCGAAGACTCCTCAGAAGGAAAACTCATCTCCA GATCCTGGATATGAAAGCACTAGGGAAAAGGGAGATGATAGCGTGGATGATGTTTCTCTTGTGTTAAATGAAATGAGGTCTCTTCCAgagttcttgccagttctttctGTCATACCTGAG CTTCCACCAGAGTCCCAGCAGCAGTTTCTCCTCCTGCCTGCGGATTTAACTAATCGTGTTTTATCTCGTGCTGTTGCAAGAACCATCAGAAGTATTTTCATGTGA
- the LOC124675370 gene encoding stress enhanced protein 2, chloroplastic gives MAAAARAIVCEAVAPPPPSQQPRREGGGKIVLQPRLCTLRSYGAGSGGSDAVTRKRLPGEAVEGGIGDMGRGAPFFASLADYIESSRKSQDFETISGRLAMVAFAAAVAVEATTGDSLFKKLDTVQIEEATGACLAVVASAATFAWASSARGRIGQMLTIGCNSFVDSLIDNVVDALFAEGQLQDWSDDV, from the exons ATGGCGGCCGCGGCGAGAGCAATCGTCTGCGAGGCGGTGGCGCCGCCACCCCCGTCGCAGCAGCCGAggcgggagggcggcggcaaGATCGTGCTCCAGCCCCGCCTCTGCACGCTCCGGTCGTACGGTGCCGGCTCCGGCGGCAGCGACGCGGTGACGCGGAAGAGGCTGCCCGGGGAGGCAGTGGAGGGCGGCATCGGGGACATGGGCCGGGGCGCGCCCTTCTTCGCGTCGCTGGCCGACTACATCGAGAGCTCCCGCAAGAGCCAGGACTTCGAGACCATCTCAGGCCGCCTCGCCATG GTCGCgttcgcggcggcggtggcggtggaggcgacgacgggggacTCGCTGTTCAAGAAGCTGGACACGGTGCAGATCGAGGAGGCCACGGGCGCGTGCCTGGCCGTGGTGGCCTCCGCCGCCACGTTCGCGTGGGCGTCCAGCGCGCGCGGCAGGATCGGGCAGATGCTCACCATCGGCTGCAACTCTTTCGTCGACTCGCTCATCGACAACGTCGTCGACGCGCTCTTCGCCGAAGGCCAGCTGCAGGACTGGTCCGACGACGTCTGA